One stretch of Enterobacter sp. RHBSTW-00994 DNA includes these proteins:
- the bhsA gene encoding multiple stress resistance protein BhsA produces MKNVKTLIAAAVLSSLSFASFAAVEVQSTPADQHKVGTISANAGTNLSSLEDQLAQKAEAMGAKSFRITSVTGPNTLHGTAVIYK; encoded by the coding sequence AAAAACCCTGATCGCTGCTGCTGTGCTTAGCTCACTCTCTTTTGCAAGCTTTGCTGCTGTTGAAGTGCAATCCACTCCTGCAGACCAACACAAAGTAGGAACAATTTCTGCCAACGCAGGGACTAATCTCAGCTCGCTGGAAGATCAACTGGCACAAAAAGCAGAAGCTATGGGCGCAAAATCTTTCCGCATTACGTCTGTGACAGGTCCTAACACCCTGCACGGTACTGCTGTGATCTACAAATAA
- a CDS encoding L,D-transpeptidase family protein encodes MMTPSRFTRWITLFALAATVAIALPARANTWPLPPSGSRVVGENRFHVVENNGGSLEAIAKKYNVGFLALLQANPGVDPYVPRAGSVLTIPLQTLLPDAPREGIVINLAELRLYYYPPGKNEVTVYPIGIGQLGGDTLTPTMITTVSDKRANPTWTPTANIRARYKAQGIDLPAVVPAGPDNPMGHHAIRLAAFGGVYLLHGTNADFGIGMRVSSGCIRLRDDDIKTLYSVITPGTKVNIVNTPIKVSEEPDGTRLVEIHQPLSKNIGDDPQTLPITLNDAMYRFKNSAGTEGDVMERAMEARSGMPVDVTRHHDIAQQSL; translated from the coding sequence ATGATGACACCTTCACGTTTTACTCGCTGGATAACCTTGTTTGCGCTGGCCGCTACGGTGGCGATTGCGCTTCCTGCACGCGCTAACACCTGGCCACTTCCCCCGTCGGGGAGTCGGGTGGTGGGCGAAAACCGTTTTCACGTCGTTGAAAACAATGGTGGTTCACTCGAAGCGATTGCAAAAAAATATAACGTCGGATTCCTGGCGTTACTGCAGGCAAACCCGGGCGTTGATCCCTATGTTCCCCGCGCAGGAAGCGTGCTGACCATTCCGCTGCAAACGTTGCTTCCTGATGCGCCACGCGAAGGCATTGTGATCAACCTTGCTGAACTGCGCCTTTATTATTATCCGCCGGGCAAGAATGAAGTCACCGTCTACCCAATAGGTATTGGCCAGTTGGGTGGCGATACGCTGACGCCAACAATGATCACAACGGTCTCGGATAAACGGGCTAATCCAACATGGACACCAACAGCGAACATCCGCGCCCGTTACAAAGCGCAGGGTATTGACCTACCGGCGGTTGTTCCCGCAGGCCCGGATAACCCAATGGGGCATCATGCTATTCGCCTCGCCGCCTTCGGAGGCGTGTACCTGCTGCACGGCACGAATGCCGATTTTGGTATCGGTATGCGCGTAAGTTCTGGCTGTATTCGCCTGCGTGATGACGATATCAAAACGCTCTACAGCGTGATCACACCAGGGACAAAAGTGAATATTGTGAATACGCCGATCAAGGTGTCTGAAGAACCTGATGGCACGCGGTTGGTCGAGATCCACCAACCATTGTCGAAAAACATCGGTGACGATCCGCAAACCCTGCCGATTACCCTGAATGACGCGATGTACCGCTTTAAAAACAGCGCCGGTACAGAAGGTGACGTGATGGAGCGAGCAATGGAAGCGCGTTCTGGTATGCCAGTGGATGTGACCCGGCATCATGATATTGCTCAGCAATCCCTGTAA
- the mfd gene encoding transcription-repair coupling factor, whose translation MPEHYRYSLPGKAGDQRQLGELTGAACATLVAEIAERHPGPVVLVTPDMQNALRLHDEIRQFTDNLVFSLADWETLPYDSFSPHQEIISSRLSTLYQLPTMQRGVLIVPVNTLMQRVCPHSYLHGHALVMKKGQRLSRDALRAQLDSAGYRHVDQVMEHGEYATRGALLDLYPMGSDQPYRLDFFDDEIDSLRVFDADTQRTLEEVGSINLLPAHEFPTDKTAIELFRSQWRDKFDVKRDAEHIYQQVSKGTLPAGIEYWQPLFFNEPLPALFSYFPANTLIVNTGDVDNSASRFESETRARFENRGVDPMRPLLPPEQLWLRSDELNTELKRWPRIQLKTETLADKAANTNLAFQKLPDLAVQAQQKSPLDNLRKFLEAFTGPVIFSVESEGRREALGELLGRIKLAPKRILRLSEATDNGRYLMIGSAEHGFIDTLNNRALICESDLLGERVARRRQDSRRTINPDTLIRNLAELHPGQPIVHLEHGVGRYAGMTTLEAGGIKGEYLMLTYANDAKLYVPVSSLHLISRYAGGAEDNAPLHKLGGDAWARARQKAAEKVRDVAAELLDIYAQRAAKEGYAFKHDKEQYQLFCDSFPFETTPDQAQAINAVLSDMCQPLAMDRLVCGDVGFGKTEVAMRATFLAVENNKQVAVLVPTTLLAQQHYDNFRDRFANWPVRIEMLSRFRSAKEQTQILEQASEGKIDILIGTHKLLQSDVKWKDLGLLIVDEEHRFGVRHKERIKAMRADVDILTLTATPIPRTLNMAMSGMRDLSIIATPPARRLAVKTFVREYDSLVVREAILREVLRGGQVYYLFNDVENIQKAADKLAELVPEARIAIGHGQMRERELERVMNDFHHQRFNVLVCTTIIETGIDIPTANTIIIERADHFGLAQLHQLRGRVGRSHHQAYAWLLTPHPKAMTTDAQKRLEAIASLEDLGAGFALATHDLEIRGAGELLGEDQSGSMETIGFSLYMELLENAVDALKDGREPSLEDLTSQQTEVELRMPSLLPDDFIPDVNTRLSFYKRIASAKNESELEEIKVELIDRFGLLPDAARNLLDIARLRQQAQKLGIRKLEGNEKGGVIEFAEKNHVNPMWLIGLLQKQPQHFRLDGPTRLKFTQELAERKTRMEWVRHFMRQLEENAIA comes from the coding sequence ATGCCTGAACACTATCGTTATTCCTTGCCCGGCAAAGCGGGTGACCAACGCCAGTTGGGAGAACTCACCGGTGCGGCCTGTGCCACGCTCGTTGCCGAAATCGCGGAGCGGCATCCAGGTCCCGTGGTGCTGGTCACCCCGGATATGCAAAATGCATTACGCCTGCACGATGAAATCCGCCAGTTCACCGATAATCTGGTGTTCAGCCTGGCCGACTGGGAAACACTCCCATACGACAGCTTCTCCCCGCATCAGGAGATCATCTCCTCGCGCCTCTCCACGCTGTATCAGCTTCCGACCATGCAGCGTGGTGTATTGATTGTTCCGGTGAATACTCTGATGCAGCGCGTCTGTCCGCACAGTTATCTGCATGGACACGCCCTGGTGATGAAAAAAGGCCAACGCCTGTCCCGCGACGCTCTGCGCGCGCAACTCGACAGTGCCGGTTATCGTCACGTCGACCAGGTGATGGAGCACGGTGAATATGCCACCCGCGGCGCATTGCTGGATCTTTATCCGATGGGGAGCGATCAGCCCTACCGTCTGGATTTCTTCGATGATGAAATCGACAGTCTGCGTGTATTTGACGCCGACACGCAACGCACGCTCGAAGAAGTAGGATCCATCAACTTGCTGCCGGCTCATGAGTTTCCGACAGATAAAACCGCCATCGAGTTGTTCCGTAGCCAGTGGCGCGACAAATTCGATGTGAAGCGTGATGCAGAACATATTTATCAGCAGGTCAGCAAAGGCACTCTGCCTGCCGGTATTGAATACTGGCAGCCGCTGTTCTTTAACGAGCCACTGCCAGCCCTGTTCAGTTATTTCCCGGCCAATACGCTGATTGTAAACACCGGAGATGTGGACAACAGCGCCAGCCGCTTTGAAAGCGAAACCCGCGCACGTTTTGAGAACCGTGGCGTGGATCCTATGCGCCCGTTGTTGCCACCAGAACAACTGTGGTTGCGTAGTGATGAGCTTAATACTGAACTCAAACGCTGGCCGCGTATCCAGCTCAAAACCGAAACCCTTGCAGATAAAGCCGCCAACACCAATCTGGCGTTCCAGAAGCTTCCCGATTTGGCGGTTCAGGCACAGCAGAAATCCCCGCTGGATAACCTGAGAAAATTCCTTGAAGCCTTTACCGGGCCGGTGATTTTTTCTGTTGAAAGCGAAGGCCGGCGTGAAGCGTTGGGTGAACTGCTTGGTCGCATTAAGCTCGCGCCGAAGCGGATTTTACGCCTGAGCGAAGCCACCGATAATGGTCGCTACCTGATGATAGGTTCGGCTGAACATGGCTTTATCGATACGCTGAACAACCGGGCGCTGATTTGTGAAAGCGATCTGCTCGGCGAACGGGTAGCACGCCGCCGCCAGGACAGTCGCCGCACTATCAACCCGGACACGCTGATCCGTAACCTCGCTGAGCTTCATCCGGGCCAGCCAATTGTTCACCTCGAACACGGCGTAGGGCGTTACGCTGGCATGACAACCCTTGAAGCCGGAGGCATCAAAGGCGAATACCTGATGCTCACCTATGCCAACGACGCCAAACTGTATGTTCCAGTGTCATCGCTACACCTGATTAGCCGCTACGCAGGCGGTGCAGAAGATAACGCCCCCTTGCATAAACTGGGCGGCGATGCCTGGGCGCGCGCGCGGCAAAAAGCGGCGGAAAAAGTCCGTGATGTGGCAGCGGAACTGCTGGATATTTATGCCCAGCGAGCCGCGAAAGAGGGATATGCCTTTAAGCATGATAAAGAGCAATACCAGTTGTTCTGCGACAGCTTCCCGTTTGAGACCACACCGGATCAGGCACAGGCCATTAATGCCGTATTGAGTGATATGTGCCAGCCCCTGGCTATGGACAGGCTGGTGTGCGGTGATGTTGGCTTTGGTAAAACCGAAGTGGCGATGCGTGCTACCTTCCTGGCCGTTGAGAATAACAAACAGGTTGCGGTTCTTGTGCCAACGACGCTGCTTGCCCAACAGCACTACGACAACTTCCGCGACCGTTTTGCCAACTGGCCCGTACGGATTGAAATGCTGTCACGTTTTCGCAGTGCCAAAGAGCAGACGCAAATCCTGGAACAGGCCAGCGAAGGGAAAATTGATATTCTGATCGGCACACACAAGCTGCTGCAAAGCGACGTGAAGTGGAAAGATCTGGGGCTGCTAATTGTCGATGAAGAACACCGTTTCGGGGTGCGTCATAAAGAGCGGATTAAAGCGATGCGCGCTGACGTCGACATCCTGACGTTAACCGCAACACCGATCCCACGTACGCTGAATATGGCGATGAGCGGAATGCGCGATCTGTCAATTATCGCCACGCCTCCGGCACGTCGTCTGGCCGTTAAAACCTTTGTTCGCGAGTACGACAGCCTGGTCGTACGCGAAGCCATTCTGCGTGAAGTGCTGCGTGGGGGACAGGTGTATTACCTGTTCAACGACGTAGAAAACATCCAGAAAGCGGCCGACAAGCTGGCAGAGCTGGTTCCTGAGGCCCGCATCGCCATTGGTCACGGGCAAATGCGCGAGCGCGAACTGGAGCGGGTGATGAACGATTTCCATCACCAGCGGTTTAACGTGCTGGTCTGTACCACCATTATTGAAACCGGTATCGATATTCCGACGGCCAATACCATCATTATTGAACGGGCCGATCACTTTGGTCTGGCACAGCTCCACCAGCTGCGCGGCCGCGTCGGGCGTTCGCACCACCAGGCCTACGCCTGGCTGCTGACGCCACATCCAAAAGCAATGACCACCGACGCCCAAAAACGTCTGGAAGCCATCGCCTCGCTGGAGGATCTGGGCGCAGGCTTTGCGCTGGCTACGCACGACCTTGAGATCCGCGGTGCAGGTGAATTGCTGGGCGAAGATCAAAGCGGCTCAATGGAAACCATCGGCTTCTCGCTCTATATGGAGCTTCTGGAAAATGCCGTTGATGCCCTTAAAGACGGACGTGAACCGTCGCTGGAAGATCTGACCAGCCAGCAGACCGAAGTCGAGTTGCGGATGCCTTCCCTGCTTCCGGATGATTTCATTCCGGATGTCAACACGCGTCTTTCGTTCTACAAACGGATCGCCAGCGCGAAAAACGAAAGCGAGCTGGAGGAGATCAAAGTGGAGTTAATTGACCGCTTTGGTCTGCTGCCAGATGCCGCCCGAAACCTGCTGGATATCGCCCGTCTTCGCCAGCAGGCACAAAAACTGGGGATCCGTAAACTCGAAGGGAATGAAAAAGGCGGTGTGATTGAGTTTGCCGAGAAAAACCACGTCAATCCAATGTGGTTGATTGGCCTGCTCCAGAAACAACCTCAACATTTCCGGCTGGACGGACCAACCCGTCTGAAGTTCACCCAGGAACTGGCAGAGCGCAAAACCCGCATGGAATGGGTTCGCCACTTTATGCGTCAACTGGAAGAGAACGCCATCGCTTAA
- a CDS encoding acyltransferase family protein, with amino-acid sequence MKQKALWINQIKGLCICLVVVYHSVITFYPHLSGLQHPMSGLLAKCWIYFNLYLAPFRMPVFFFISGYLIRRYIDDVGWRISLDKRIWSIVWVLALWGVLQWQALSHLNDWLAPARQLATSSNAAYADSVSGFLLGMLTASTSLWYLYALVVYFLLCKMLSRWKLPLLGILALASIAINILPLPWWGINSVVRNMIYYSLGAWYGAQLMTWMKNMSLRQRRLSITLFASASVMLWFANIPILLSLLSIVLIMKLFYTVELHYAVRPNTLFNVIGSNTIAIYTTHRILIEAFSLILIGELNAASWPIWAELTLIVLYPFASLLICTLVGLGARKLSTTLFGDVFFSPPARLSPAQAS; translated from the coding sequence ATGAAACAAAAAGCATTATGGATTAATCAGATAAAAGGGCTGTGCATCTGCCTTGTGGTAGTTTATCACTCAGTGATCACCTTTTATCCTCACCTTAGCGGGTTACAACACCCGATGTCCGGCCTCCTCGCCAAATGCTGGATCTACTTTAACCTCTATCTCGCCCCATTCCGCATGCCCGTGTTTTTCTTTATCTCCGGATATCTGATACGCCGCTATATTGATGACGTAGGCTGGCGAATCAGCCTGGATAAGCGGATCTGGAGCATTGTCTGGGTACTGGCACTGTGGGGAGTCTTGCAGTGGCAGGCGCTGAGTCACCTGAATGACTGGCTGGCCCCTGCCCGCCAACTGGCCACCTCATCCAACGCGGCCTATGCCGACTCAGTGAGCGGTTTTCTTTTGGGCATGCTCACCGCCAGTACCAGCCTGTGGTATCTGTACGCCCTGGTGGTCTATTTCCTGTTGTGCAAAATGCTGAGCCGCTGGAAGTTGCCGCTGCTGGGAATTCTGGCCCTGGCAAGTATTGCGATTAACATCCTGCCCCTTCCCTGGTGGGGAATAAACAGCGTGGTGCGTAACATGATCTATTACAGTCTTGGCGCGTGGTATGGCGCACAGCTTATGACCTGGATGAAGAACATGTCGCTGCGCCAACGCAGGCTGTCTATTACCCTTTTCGCGTCAGCATCGGTAATGCTTTGGTTTGCAAACATCCCGATCCTGCTCTCTCTGCTGTCAATCGTACTGATCATGAAACTCTTCTACACCGTTGAGCTGCATTATGCTGTACGGCCCAATACTCTGTTCAATGTCATCGGCTCGAACACCATCGCCATTTACACCACCCATCGAATTTTAATTGAGGCATTTAGTCTCATCCTGATCGGTGAATTGAATGCAGCCTCCTGGCCCATTTGGGCAGAGCTGACGCTGATTGTTCTCTATCCTTTTGCCAGTCTTCTGATTTGCACCCTTGTCGGGCTCGGCGCGCGCAAGCTCTCCACGACCCTGTTTGGTGATGTTTTCTTCTCACCCCCCGCCCGCCTCTCCCCGGCACAGGCTTCCTGA
- the lolC gene encoding lipoprotein-releasing ABC transporter permease subunit LolC, which produces MYQPVALFIGLRYMRGRAADRFGRFVSWLSTIGITLGVMALVTVLSVMNGFERELQNNILGLMPQAVLSSSSGSVNPQQLPESAVKLQGVTRVAPLTTGDVVLQSARSVAVGVMLGIDPAQKDPLTPYLVNVKQTDLETGKYNVILGEQLAGQLGVNRGDQLRVMVPSASQFTPMGRIPSQRLFNVIGTFAANSEVDGYQMLVNIQDASRLMRYPAGNITGWRLWLDAPLKVDVLSQQTLPEGTKWQDWRERKGELFQAVRMEKNMMGLLLSLIVAVAAFNIITSLGLMVMEKQGEVAILQTQGLTPRQIMAVFMVQGASAGIIGALLGAVLGALLASQLNNLMPIIGALLDGAALPVAIEPLQVIGIALAAMAIALLSTLYPSWRAAATQPAEALRYE; this is translated from the coding sequence ATGTATCAACCTGTCGCACTCTTCATAGGCTTACGTTATATGCGTGGGCGCGCAGCGGACCGTTTCGGTCGCTTTGTCTCCTGGCTTTCGACCATCGGCATTACGCTTGGCGTGATGGCTCTGGTGACGGTTCTCTCCGTCATGAATGGCTTCGAGCGCGAGCTGCAAAACAATATCCTGGGGCTAATGCCGCAGGCCGTTCTCTCGTCTTCCTCTGGTTCCGTTAACCCGCAGCAACTGCCTGAAAGCGCAGTAAAATTGCAAGGGGTTACGCGTGTTGCGCCGTTAACAACAGGTGATGTGGTGCTGCAAAGCGCGCGCAGTGTTGCGGTGGGCGTAATGCTGGGTATCGATCCTGCTCAAAAGGACCCACTGACGCCGTATCTGGTTAACGTTAAACAAACGGACCTGGAAACGGGTAAGTACAACGTCATTCTGGGCGAGCAGCTTGCCGGGCAGCTGGGAGTTAATCGTGGCGATCAATTGCGTGTGATGGTTCCGTCGGCCAGCCAGTTTACCCCGATGGGACGGATCCCAAGCCAGCGTCTGTTTAACGTCATTGGCACGTTCGCGGCTAACAGTGAAGTCGATGGCTATCAGATGCTGGTCAACATTCAGGATGCGTCGCGCCTGATGCGCTATCCGGCTGGAAACATTACCGGCTGGCGGCTATGGCTCGATGCACCGCTCAAGGTGGATGTGCTTAGCCAGCAGACGCTGCCTGAAGGGACGAAATGGCAGGACTGGCGTGAGCGTAAAGGCGAGCTTTTCCAGGCCGTACGTATGGAAAAAAACATGATGGGGCTGCTGTTGAGCCTGATCGTCGCGGTGGCGGCCTTCAATATCATCACGTCGCTGGGGCTGATGGTGATGGAAAAACAGGGCGAAGTTGCGATTCTGCAAACCCAGGGGCTAACGCCTCGCCAGATCATGGCCGTGTTTATGGTGCAGGGGGCGAGCGCAGGTATCATTGGTGCACTGCTCGGTGCTGTTCTGGGGGCGCTGCTTGCCAGTCAGCTTAATAATTTAATGCCGATCATTGGCGCATTGCTTGATGGCGCGGCATTGCCGGTTGCTATCGAACCGTTGCAGGTGATCGGGATCGCACTGGCTGCGATGGCCATTGCGCTGCTTTCAACGCTTTATCCTTCCTGGCGCGCTGCCGCCACTCAACCCGCTGAGGCTTTACGTTATGAATAA
- the lolD gene encoding lipoprotein-releasing ABC transporter ATP-binding protein LolD, which translates to MNKILLQCDNLSKRYQEGNVQTDVLHNVSFSVGEGEMMAIVGSSGSGKSTLLHLLGGLDTPTSGDVIFSGQPMSKMSSTAKAELRNRELGFIYQFHHLLPDFTALENVAMPLLIGKKKPAEINARASDMLKAVGLGHRGNHRPSELSGGERQRVAIARALVNTPRLVLADEPTGNLDARNADSIFQLLGELNASQGTAFLVVTHDLQLAKRMGRQLEMRDGHLNAELTLMGAE; encoded by the coding sequence ATGAATAAGATCCTGTTGCAATGCGACAACCTGTCCAAACGCTATCAGGAAGGCAATGTGCAGACTGATGTTTTGCATAATGTCAGTTTCAGCGTGGGGGAAGGGGAGATGATGGCGATTGTCGGCAGCTCAGGGTCCGGCAAAAGTACTTTACTGCACCTGCTGGGCGGGCTGGATACGCCGACTTCCGGTGATGTTATTTTCTCTGGTCAGCCGATGAGCAAAATGTCCTCGACGGCGAAGGCCGAGTTACGTAACCGCGAGCTGGGTTTTATCTATCAGTTCCACCATTTATTACCCGATTTCACCGCGCTTGAAAACGTGGCAATGCCGTTGTTGATTGGCAAAAAGAAACCAGCAGAAATTAACGCCCGTGCCAGCGATATGCTGAAAGCTGTGGGGCTTGGGCATCGTGGAAATCACCGTCCATCCGAGCTGTCAGGGGGCGAACGCCAGCGTGTCGCCATTGCTCGTGCGCTGGTGAATACTCCGCGCCTGGTGCTGGCAGATGAACCTACGGGTAATCTGGATGCGCGCAATGCGGACAGTATTTTCCAGCTTCTGGGCGAGCTGAACGCTTCGCAAGGAACGGCATTCCTGGTGGTGACGCACGATCTGCAACTGGCAAAACGAATGGGACGTCAGCTTGAGATGCGTGATGGCCATCTGAATGCGGAACTGACGCTGATGGGAGCGGAGTAA